A single window of Labeo rohita strain BAU-BD-2019 chromosome 4, IGBB_LRoh.1.0, whole genome shotgun sequence DNA harbors:
- the LOC127164584 gene encoding uncharacterized protein LOC127164584 isoform X1 produces the protein MLTTEEGPKRHNYSWKPHSVGGAQPRFSHPGRCVNSKAWHLSSRPQRWRNTAPSYYFCFVKQAVLWNRAQHHTVIRREKCPPPLCSRFQAHMEAWPVHFRPPHFLNTHPRSGPTRLGQKQRQQSAPQPQRCPDTKRSQNVDNSRRSQFSVVLPLVPGCPNPSRASPELPASPSPSLKFVNHPQKSQTPYTHLQLTDEEEDACSAPQDLNQGHHEMADEMTPTTLSTPTTPSIPATPTTPGTQSTPSSPVTPGTPSSFVTPNSLSDFSRPSSSQFSRSTDLNSSFSDAQSVNSSDDHCEDNSTNDEDNHVSDVDQNNYYQEGCSTSLPELHFSSAGSCSQVSSRMDVLQARLSRSLTSCKQETPSTCLPDTPIYTSKTPQSQHTPVVQQCTYETLHGRHGSSRSGLGIQSQKPDCSTTERMEPLACASSHHATAR, from the exons ATGTTGACAACTGAGGAAGGACctaaaaggcacaattacaGCTGGAAACCTCATTCTGTCGGAGGCGCTCAACCTCGTTTCAGTCACCCTGGGAGATGCGTCAACAGCAAAGCCTGGCATCTGAGCTCCAGACCCCAGCGCTGGAGAAATACG GCACCATCATATTACTTCTGCTTTGTGAAACAAGCTGTCCTGTGGAACAGAGCACAGCATCATACG GTAATCAGACGTGAGAAATGCCCTCCACCCTTGTGTTCTCGTTTTCAAGCACATATGGAGGCCTGGCCTGTCCATTTCAGACCCCCACATTTTCTAAACACGCATCCCAGATCAGGGCCTACTCGTTTGGGGCAAAAACAACGACAGCAGAGTGCTCCACAACCTCAAAGATGTCCAG ATACCAAGAGGAGCCAAAATGTGGATAATTCCAGGAGGTCTCAATTCAGTGTGGTTCTACCACTTGTACCCGGATGCCCTAATCCAAGTAGAGCTTCTCCAGAACTCCCAGCAAGTCCGTCTCCCTCTCTCAAGTTTGTTAATCACCCTCAAAAATCCCAAACCCCCTATACACACTTACAGCTGACAGATGAGGAAGAAGATGCATGCTCTGCTCCACAAGATCTGAATCAAGGGCACCATGAAATGGCTGATGAAATGACCCCAACAACTCTGTCCACTCCAACAACCCCAAGCATCCCAGCCACCCCAACTACTCCTGGCACCCAAAGTACTCCAAGTAGCCCAGTCACTCCAGGTACACCAAGTTCATTTGTGACCCCAAATTCTCTTTCCGATTTTAGCCGGCCTTCATCAAGCCAGTTCAGCCGTAGCACTGACCTGAACAGTAGCTTCTCAGATGCCCAGTCAG TGAACTCCAGTGATGACCATTGTGAAGACAATAGCACCAATGACGAAGATAACCATGTTTCTGACGTCGACCAGAATAATTATTATCAAGAGGGCTGCTCTACTTCTCTCCCCGAGCTTCACTTCAGCTCTGCAGGAAGTTGCAGTCAGGTCAGCTCTCGAATGGATGTCCTTCAAGCACGTCTCTCTAGATCTCTCACCTCCTGCAAACAAGAAACACCTTCCACTTGCCTGCCAGACACTCCAATTTACACCTCCAAAACTCCTCAATCCCAACACACCCCAGTCGTCCAACAGTGCACCTATGAAACGCTGCATGGACGCCATGGATCCAGCCGGTCTGGCCTAGGCATTCAGTCACAAAAACCTGATTGCTCGACAACAGAAAGGATGGAACCTTTGGCCTGTGCTTCCTCCCATCATGCCACAGCAAGATGA